A stretch of the Eretmochelys imbricata isolate rEreImb1 chromosome 15, rEreImb1.hap1, whole genome shotgun sequence genome encodes the following:
- the GAL3ST1 gene encoding galactosylceramide sulfotransferase: MLQKKKHWRSMCKGLVLGTVLTSFMLLLYSYIIPPLQVSMMDIPIPYSCSSYPAQARVPGVVNSTHSPLGQGCLPKLDIMFMKTHKTASSTILNILFRFGEKHRLKFAFPNGRNDFYYPSYFERSQVQDYQPGMCFNIICNHMRFQYQEVRKLLPADTIFLTVLRDPAYLFESSFHYFGRIIPLTWKLQGEDKLAEFLRDPWHYYDPNGFNAHYLQNLLFFDLGYDNNMNANSPLVDQYIQEINQHFHLVMLLEYFDESLVLLKDLLCWELEDVLYFKLNARKDSTVSKLTGELYEKATYWNLIDTKLYRYFNATFWRKVEAYGWERMARDVAELHRENEKMKSICIDGGRPVDANAIQESSMQPWQPLGQKSILGYNLKKKINKKHRKLCRKMLTPEIQYLTDLGVNLWITKLWSHVREFLKW; this comes from the coding sequence CATTCCTATCCCTTACTCCTGCTCCTCCTATCCTGCCCAGGCCAGGGTGCCAGGTGTGGTGAACAGCACCCACAGTCCCCTGGGGCAAGGGTGTCTGCCCAAGCTGGACATCATGTTCATGAAGACACACAAGACAGCCAGCAGCACCATCCTAAACATACTCTTCCGCTTCGGTGAGAAGCACCGCCTCAAGTTCGCCTTCCCCAATGGCCGCAATGACTTCTACTACCCCTCCTACTTCGAACGCAGCCAGGTCCAGGACTACCAGCCCGGCATGTGCTTCAACATCATCTGCAACCACATGCGCTTCCAGTACCAGGAGGTGCGCAAGCTACTGCCGGCTGACACCATCTTTCTGACAGTGCTGCGTGACCCTGCCTACCTCTTCGAGTCCTCCTTCCACTACTTTGGGCGCATCATCCCCCTCACCTGGAAGCTGCAAGGCGAGGACAAGCTGGCAGAATTCCTCCGTGACCCATGGCACTACTATGACCCTAACGGGTTCAACGCTCACTACCTCCAGAACCTGCTCTTCTTTGACCTGGGCTATGACAACAACATGAATGCCAACAGCCCCTTGGTGGACCAGTACATCCAGGAGATCAACCAACATTTCCATCTGGTCATGCTGTTGGAGTACTTTGATGAGTCCCTAGTGCTCCTGAAGGACCTGctgtgctgggagctggaggacGTCCTCTACTTCAAGCTCAATGCCCGCAAGGACTCCACTGTCTCCAAGCTGACAGGTGAGCTGTATGAGAAGGCCACCTACTGGAACCTCATTGACACCAAGCTCTACCGCTACTTCAATGCCACCTTCTGGCGCAAGGTGGAGGCCTATGGGTGGGAGCGAATGGCCAGGGATGTGGCCGAGCTGCACCGGGAGAATGAGAAGATGAAGAGCATCTGCATCGATGGAGGGCGCCCTGTGGATGCCAACGCCATCCAGGAGTCCTCCATGCAGCCATGGCAGCCGTTGGGCCAGAAGTCCATCCTGGGTTACAATTTGAAGAAGAAGATCAACAAGAAGCACCGGAAGCTGTGCCGCAAGATGCTGACACCTGAGATCCAGTACCTGACTGACCTGGGAGTCAACCTCTGGATCACCAAGCTCTGGAGCCACGTGCGGGAGTTCTTAAAGTGGTAA
- the LOC144275790 gene encoding zona pellucida sperm-binding protein 3-like, producing the protein MGLWKAFLGVLIWSSALAAQRAPINSVLYECNKTSIHLAVKIDPLGNGLLLDPQLVHLGSCLYSINDLQGFLHFQYHLKDCGFSRLTSGNMIEYFTDLVYRPSPGTGRRYTTSFTERINCTDYEAGHLTPMYISSETGHLSASGVLMFTVTLMNVDFSAPSDSKIFFLGSQIHIEFSVKSSFHQPLQIFVDECTATPTPELSKSPRNYSIIANHGCLVDGKVANSQFLPRQTPEAIQLSLQAFEFVGVDSDIYLHCQVLVWDPSVLMDPTRKACSFHRDTNRWELLDSPSLSSGCSCCDSRCQATTSRHKRDLEGSAREGGLVHAVVVGPLKVQKLAAKTGSYDWDSNGFPAIQSHTGGKPSVMPPPVGALLLEVALIAVVSLGFCLYNSHHKKLCFRTREAADSCTEGLVTAEQECASINADVE; encoded by the exons ATGGGGCTGTGGAAAGCATTTCTGGGGGTGCTCATCTGGAGCTCAGCTCTTGCTGCTCAGAGAG CACCCATTAACTCTGTGCTCTACGAGTGCAATAAAACCAGCATCCACCTGGCTGTAAAGATAGACCCCTTGGGAAATGGACTCCTGCTGGATCCACAACTTGTGCACCTGGGCAGCTGCCTCTACTCCATCAACGACCTACAGGGCTTTCTGCACTTCCAGTACCACCTGAAGGACTGTGGCTTCTCTCGGCTG ACATCTGGGAACATGATTGAATACTTCACAGACCTGGTCTACAGGCCTTCCCCTGGCACAGGCAGACGCTATACCACCTCCTTCACTGAGAGGATCAACTGCACTGACTATGA GGCAGGGCACTTGACTCCTATGTACATCTCTTCAGAGACTGGCCACCTGTCTGCCTCTGGAGTGCTAATGTTCACAGTGACCCTAATGAATG TGGACTTCAGTGCCCCATCAGACTCCAAGATCTTCTTCCTAGGCTCTCAGATCCATATAGAGTTTTCTGTAAAGAGTTCCTTTCACCAGCCTCTGCAGATCTTTGTAGATGAGTGCACTGCCACCCCAACCCCAGAACTTAGCAAGTCTCCGAGGAACTATAGCATCATTGCAAACCATGG GTGCCTTGTGGATGGTAAGGTGGCAAACTCCCAGTTCCTGCCCAGACAGACCCCTGAAGCTATCCAGCTCTCCCTGCAGGCCTTTGAATTTGTAGGTGTGGACTCTGAT atCTATCTCCACTGCCAGGTGCTGGTCTGGGACCCCAGCGTGCTCATGGATCCCACAAGGAAGGCCTGTTCATTTCACAGGGACACCAACAG GTGGGAACTCCTGGACAGTCCCTCTCTGAGCTCTGGCTGTAGCTGCTGCGACTCCCGATGCCAAGCCACAACCTCTCGCCACAAGAGAGACCTGGAAG GCTCTGCAAGGGAAGGTGGACTTGTCCATGCTGTTGTTGTTGGCCCCTTGAAGGTGCAGAAACTAGCTGCAAAGACTGGAAGCTATGACTGGGACTCAAATGGCTTTCCCGCAATCCAGAGTCACACAG GAGGGAAACCAAGTGTGATGCCACCTCCTGTTGGTGCCCTGCTGCTGGAAGTTGCTCTAATTGCTGTAGTGTCCCTGGGTTTCTGCCTGTACAATAGCCATCACAAGAAGCTCTGTTTCAGAACCAGGGAGGCTGCAGACTCCTGCACAGAGGGGCTGGTTACTGCAGAACAGGAGTGTGCAAGCATTAATGCAGATGTGGAATGA